TAGCACAGACCACATACCGTCCATCAAGCAACAGCAGGGCCACCCACGAGAGGGCAGAAAGAAAGCTATAGGCCATATTTTTATACCCACAGCCGTGAATCAGCAGCATCAGACAAAAAGCTGTGGATGCAGGAATCACGAAAAATAATGCGACAAAGACACCGGTCCACCAAGCAGGATAACAAGGGCAGGCGAACTCCACTTCCAGCATCTTCTCCACACCGACCATGACAAAGCCACAAAACAGGTTCGACACAACGGGGTGTTTTTCCAACTCCTGCTTGAGTGctgcaaacatgtttttctctgctcccatgatgatgttggtgatctaaatgaaacaaaaatgaagtCCTCTGATCAGTTTAGCCTCACATGCAACCTGActtattttctgccattcagACCCCTTGGCTTTCCAGGTTCCTATCCTGATATCATCCATCTTTCTAACCTCTCAGACCTCTAGACAATACTCTACAACCAGCTCCAGACCCATGCCCTTAACTGACACGTGATGATACAGCAACCTTAGCTTACCTTGCAGATGCTCCAACCATACACCTGTGATTCTTCAAACATATCTGAGAAGACAATGCAGTCATATGCCTAAAGCAACCCTTAGTCAGCAACACATTGCTTTGCACCTCTCAGAGAGGTGGGGTGTATCAGACTTCTCATACTCTCGCTCTGTTTTGCAGTACACCCCTCTTTCCAtcatcttttctctttgttcctctcctcttccttgtttatttctggtgactcactttttaaaatatacaagCCATCAAGTGccgacaatttttttttcccatacaTTATTGTGGATCCAATCTGCCTTCTGCACTATCCTCAACTATTTGGTTGGGCTGGTGCTAACTTGGATAATGTTATTTCCAGactcagtctggtcctgatgtggtcttttctgttttacaagcctGGAGGAAGCCACATAGGCCTAAGTCACATAGGCTGTCTTCACATGCTTGACCACTTGGGCTTTCAGTGGCTGTCAGGAACTAaagagctttttaaaaacaatgaggCAAGAATcaataactctgactttagctCTTTTGCCATTCACACTACAAAACCGAACAAGTTAAATGTACCCAAAATATTTGttgaaactgaaattgaaaggGTCTAATGCCCACAGCATTTGAGGAAAACTATGCAGGTTAAGAAATGATTGCCTAAAATTTtggataaaataacaaaaatacttaGAATGATAGAGTACCCTTTACTTTACACTGAAATGTGGtctatcaactcagaaaaatagagttgAGTTAGCAGTTTGGGATTTTTAAGTTGAcacaattctgttttttaacaagATTCAACTATTTGCTCAAACAGTGCATAGATTGTAGAACcttgttttatgtttcattATGGTAGAGAGGGTGAGTTTGACCCAACTGTGGGTCATAACTGAGCTGGTACAAAGAGCCAGTGTTTAAGAGccattttatattattattattattattattattattattattattattgttatggaGTCATTAAAGCAATGTAAAATTTGCTGTGAATTGGTTATGAATTGAAAAATCTCCTTACCTTAAAAAGAGAATACCCAGAGATTATTACTGTCCTTGAAGAGGTAGTGAAACATTCTCACGCTCTTGAACTTGAACTACAGTTTTGATCTCTGACCGCCTGTCTCTATTGTGGGAGTTTCTTCtcgagatttttttttaacctgttacACTCATGCTGAACCCTTAAAGCTTTTGTTCGAATCAACAATTCCAGGAAATTAATTTATGAACTTAacaaaaaattagtttaaatacagaattttaaaaataatttgatacaAAAAGACATATATGCTTATTTAACTCACACAAAATCAAAACTAGGTTATCAGATGGTTAGAGGTAAAAGAgtgtatttctttaaatatgttaaacCAGTATTTTTCAATCCTATAAGTGAGCCAAAACTTAGAAATATTctactttcttttttctctctcttttgtgCTGAAATCTAAGGGAACAAAGACATGACACTGGAGAGCACTTTTAGAAAGTACTGAAGAATTGtctgtaaaaatcaaactgtatgAAACACTTACTTTAGATTCTGTGAAGGAAGACATTTTCTGAGATTTACTcaacaaaatacaaacaaatgcaCTAACTGTTAAGTGATTTCTGTGTTGTGTAGCATTGTGTTAAGCTGTTTCCTTTCTTCTGTTAACTGACATAAGTTATTTTCACATAAACATAAACAGACCACAGCAGACATTGTCTGCAAAAGTGGAAGTAAAAAACATCTGTATTTAAGagtgaactagaaaagcactcaaagaGCACAggcctctgccattagcccgatctcccaacagtaaagaatcattttaaaaattcctggatccagacagtgatctggatcactcccaaaatctgatcagttcttccttgtgccatatttgacatttcctgaaaatttcatcaaaatccaaacaatactttttgagttatgttgctaacaaacaaactaacaaacttacaaaaaaataaacagaatatgttaaattttatggaaacttggattttttggatttcagtagaaagtgaaataaacatttcatttccaaaaaatttgaattttctggcaataatttctgttttcaggctttaaggggttaattgtatgttttgggtcaaaattaatcttctcccaagttCACTTGCAGCTTGAATTAGATTTTCCTCATGACTGTCCTATATTTTCcgtattcattttaccttctaccttcacaagccttcgAGGgtcggctgccaagaagcatacccacagcatgatgctgccaccaccatgccttacagtgggggtggtgtctttgtggtgatgtgcagtgttgggTGTCCGCCACAaaaagcatcttgtctgatgtccaaaaagcaccattttggtctcatcagaccaaagaactttcttcacttgaccatggagtctccaacatgccttttgACAACTTCTAGTCCAGGTATAAtataagttttcttcaacagtggctttctctttgccactctcctatgaagctttgactggtgaacaACCTGAGCAACAGCTGTTGTaaacatctcagctgctgaagcttgcagccataggtgtcttgatggcctctccTTCTAATCTCcatcttgcacagtcactccaGTTGTGAGGACAGATTTagacatgtgccatattccttctatctcttgatgatggatttaactgatgTCCAGTAccttggaaaattttctgtatccatcctctgacttacactttttattatccttttctctgagttgcttggagtgttcattgtcttcctggtgtaatggtagccagggatactgattatccagtgacttgacctttcagacacaggtgtctttttactacagtcacttgagagtcattcattgcactcaggtgatccccatttaaATAACTGTGAGTCTACTAGCACTAATTGGCTGGACTTGtgttgaattaggccagtcaaaggaggtgaatatttaaaaattggtttgatgatccgaaacattcaagtgtgataaatatgcaaaaaaaaatcaggaatcagaaatggggtgaatactttttcacagcactgtacctCATAGACCTAGTAGAGATTTTTactaatctttatttaaaataatatctaGGAAATAAGAGATATATACAAAATTTCTTACAGCATCCCACAACAGAGTCTTAAATAGCCTATTATACTTCCTATAGAAACTATTCAAACATCAAATAGTTGAACAAAGTTTAACTGGGGTTTGTGGGTAATGACTTTTATAACCACAGCTTTTATAAGCTACTACTTTTCAGTGTATTTAAGTTTTATAGCCCATGTCCTTGCAAATATAAGGCTTCCAGACAAAATAATTATCTGAGGGTTGTCTAGATATATAAAAAGATATTTCTAGCCCTGTGTGCACTATATTTTTTCTTATACCTTGTGGCACTAAAACAGCTTTTCAAAATCCTAATTGCTGCAGGTTTGtgacataaaaacatcactaacagactttaatgtgcttttcttgggacaaaaatatttttcagtgaTGTACAGAAAACTAAGAAATACAATATTAGCATCACAGAGGTGATGACccatttctgatgttttaagGCCAGTGTTATGTTAGATGTTAGACAGCAACCTCTAGTGGCTGTCATAGTTATTACAGGATCAGAGAGGGGAGTCAAATGAAGAAGAATAAGGTTTGAGAGTCGACCTAAAGGGATTGATCGGTCATAGCAACTTTGAAGACCTAGTTGTGTGTAAGCCCAGAGAAAtcattaacttattttaatgtaTCTCATTTCAGACAACCAGAACCAGACATACAGTTTAGAAGAAGACTGAGAAAGATGCCACTACTAATGTAACAAAGAACTGACATGtttgatgaatgaatgaatgatttagGATGAGCTCAAAATGAACAGAAGTTTGATGAGGTCCAGCACCTTACCCTGTTTGTTGCTGAGGCTGAAAGTTTTAATACaaatacagatgaaaaaaacattactgGTTACAAGAGTCAGCTACCAGCAGGTTTTCTTAGGTCACATCACAACACTCACAATAACCTTTAAATTTATAAATTCAGTCTGATCAGGAAGTtgataataaatttaaaaaatgcttacaTTTGTTATAAAACAGGGATTATATTATCAACAGTTATTCTCagacatatacagtgcttaacaaatttattagaccacctgtcatatttgtctcaaagaccattcagcatcatgaagtgctttaatgcggactctccacattttaccattttgaaaaggaatgaggattttcaaactaaattcacctttttatacccaaatttgagccggctcactgggcttctctgagaagtcagaaatgaatcaagcataacattcaactactaaaactcatttttctcttcaggaatgcaagtaaataactacaatttgacatattaatcaaaataataataatatgctttactatttctttgggtttttttgtaaatcagtaaatttgaaaatccatggataacagtaataatgatattttagcattaaaaatatcatttgggttaaaaagcttctatatattggtgtattaaccattgcagaaacataaaaaatgattttgttaattaccaatgctgttaatttagggcagctgtggcataaaccttactaaaccttactttggttagggttagggtggtctaataaatttgttaaacactacATTATATTAAAACctttatatttaaacatttatttattgtgcCTATAGAAAAAGTTCATCATTAAAGTAAAGAAAGGCTTTTCAGAATGCATTAAACACCTGGTTAATGTCTTTTTGTGAAATATGCACTCGGCTAATGTGCCACAAGAAGACAGCTTACGTTAGCCTTTCATCATAAGCATCAGACATTGGTtgtattttaaaccatttaacaAGTTACACTCACAGTTCCTACACTCATAGTTGCAGACTGTACCAAAAAAAGGTTATGGCTATGACATCCACAGGAAATGTGCATGTTCTTCTCAGTCTGATCACAAGTAACACAacgttttttcccttttctttctgTGATTTAGTTTTACGGAAGAATTATTTGATTGACTTTTATTCAGTCTGATAGCCCAGGCTGAAAATCTCACATGGAATCACAGCGACCTCTCCTGGTCATTTCAGTTACTACAGTTTAAGTCACGCCCAGATTTGGACACATCTTCTTCATGTATAACTGTGTTTATAACCAATTAGCTGTGTTTCTAATGTTTATTGTGTGATAGTCTTATTGTTGTTATTCTAAAATGTCCTAACCATTGATGCATACATGTTCTTGTGGAATTATGACATGAAGAAGAGTGGAATGGTTTGATCCAGAGGAGGGCTTAGCAAAAATCACATGAACACTCCTTATAagtcttgtattttaatttatttccatcttAGGATGctctgaaaacaaaataatatatatatatataacaatgtaaagtaaccaataattacaagaaaaataataataatcccaTTTGGTTGGACCACTcgagtggtcttagctgagtagtgtttGACTTAAAAAGCTATAATTCACCATCAGCCCAGCAGCTGTAAaggcaggaataaaaaaaaatgacagaccAGGCAGGTTTTgatatttaattcattttttataaagttaTGTACATGGTATGTTTTAAAATAGGAGTATATACTATTActatttattattcttattcttaGACAACATTCAAAAATATGCTGACAATGATAGAAAAACATGTTAGGATTGCAAACCAAGCATCAATTATGTAGAGaaagtataaaaacaaaatgtacgTCATATTTTTAGGAAACACCACAAAcagaatgtttcagtgattcaGAAGCCTCATTCAAAGATCACTGAAGAGGCTCCTTTTTATTTGGGTAAAAGCAATCATAGCAAGTAAAAATAatctacaacaacaacaacaacaacaacaataacaacaaaaaaacaaagaacaagaGGGCATACGAAAATGCGAAATATGAAAACCCAAATAACCACCCGTGTTTAATCAGCTATTAGGAGAACATCATATCTCAAAGCCGTCATATCGTGATACTTCAATGCCATTAGGGCAGGTGGAACttacaaaaatgaaatgatttgcTCACTGTTGGTGCAatatcaattcttcttcacagATCATACATTTTAGTATACTGCATGCCACTTTGACGAACTATAATTCACCAATTCATTGCTTCAGTGTGTAAATATGCATCTACTTAACTATCAtgcttgatatgaagacatCTTGGGGCTCTCCAATAGGCTTTAACCTTGCTGTTGGGGCCAGGGGTCTCTATTTTGGTGCTATTTTACTCACTCTTGACCCCTTAATATCAAAATACATGTCTTACTGAATGTAAAGTTAGAGGTTCTcatcatatttgatgcacacctaAATGACAATGAGGTCTCAGGCAATTACCttcctttgcctaatggtaaaccACCAAAACCCTCCTTCAGCCATATCAACTCCCCAAACTCCCACCCTAAAAAGAGCTATTTTATCTTACTGGTTAAAGGGTGTCGTTGATGTTCTGAAACTTACAAGATATGTCACTgagattttaaaggtttattaaACATGTCTTCAGTCAGGTCATTGAAGGGTCATGGCAGCATCAGCGTATACAGGCTTAAAAAATTCTATATATACTAACCAAACATCGAATGTAACATTAAATGTAACAACCAGACCTTCTAGACCTGCATGCGAATAATATATTTCTtattgtatcaatataaaaaaacaagagaaacgtctttttttttgttttctataaTGTATTATTAACAATGTTGTTACTGTGGCTATTATGTTCCATATATGATACAAACTTCAATATCCCTGGTTAAATAACTTTAGGTTGTTGAAATCTTCAGGGGTTTGGGTTGCATTTGTCCATTCATGAGGCGTTGGTatgtcctgaggctagaccagttaagaaccacagCTCTAGAGCCTCCCTGCATTCACAGTTAAAGACAAAATATACTGCTCCAAGCTAAGACATCCACAGGTCTCTaagcaaaaacatgtttcttttaGACGTTTGTGGATTCCTGAAGGCGATGTGTTTCAGGACTGTCCAGTTCTTCTTCATCATTTTGGCCGGGCTTCTCACCATCTTCAGGTTGTTGGCTGCGCCTTGTGCACGCCATGTACACGATGAGCACCATGAGTAAAAATGAGACGATAGCATTTCCAGTCCCCTAAAAAGTGGAGAATTATCAAAAGTATTAAATAGACCAAAAAGCTGTATTTCATGTGCAGCTTGTTCATTTATCCATCTCTTACCTGAGACAAAATGTAAAACCTGTGTGAGCGATCCAGCAGTTCCTTTGCTAAGTTGGCTGTTGTGTTGGTCGGTTTGCACCATTTCAGGTAGGTATCCCTGGTAGAAACAAACGTGCCCGGCCAGTCTGTCTTGGCACAGACTACGTACTGTCCATTGAGCAACATCAGGGCCAGCCACACAATGGAAGGAAGAAGACTATACAAAGTACTTCCTTTGCCACCCCAGCCGTGAATCAGCACCATCAGCCCAGAAGCTGTGTAGGCAGGGATCAGGAAAAAAGGGGCGACAAAGATGGCATTCCAAGTGGGATTGCAAGGGCAGGCAAACTCCACTTCCACCATCTTCTCCACACCGGCCATGACAAAGCCAAAAACCAGGTTTGACACAACAGGGTGTTGTTCCAACTCCTGCTTGAGTCTTCCAATCATATTTTTCTCTGCTCccatgatgatgttggtgatctAAACAAAACAATAATGAAGTCCTCTGATCAGTTTAGCCTCATATGCAACTTGACTTACTTTCTGCCATTCGTACCCCTTGGCTTTCCAGGTTCCTATTCTGACATTATCCATCTTTCTAGCCTCTCAGCAGGTGAGACAAAGGTCCAGTTTTGGCTCTTCTAGACAATACTCTAAAACCAGCTCCAGACCCATGCCCTTAACTGACACGTGATGGTACAGCAACCTTAGCTTACCTTGCTGATGCTCCAACCATACACCCGTGATTATTCAAACATATCTAAGAAGACAATGCAGACAGTTGTCTGCCTAAAGCAACCCTTAGTCAGCAACACATTTCTTTGCACCTCTCAGAGAGGTGGGGTGTATCAGACTTCTCAtactctctctctgttttgcaGTACACCCCTCTTTccatcatctttttttctttctttcctctgaaCTGTTTCAAAGAGTGTTTCCAAATGTGTTTATGTCTGGTgactcactttttaaaatatacaagCCATCAGGGGCTGACAACTTTGTTGATGATTGTCTagtaatttgaataaaatgacaaaaatacttAGAATGATACAGTCCTGTTtactttaaactaaaaaaaaaaaacgtgttctatcaactcagaaaaatagagttgAGTTAGCAGTTTGGGGTTTTTAAGTTGACACAATTCAGTTgtttttaacaaccttcaactgtttGTTCACAGGCACATCATGCATTAGGGAGTGGACACAAGCTTGATGGTTTAACATAGTCACATATCAGGTGTGTCAAACAGTCCAGCTAGTGAGATTTCATCTGATCCACGATGCATTTTTCAGGCAACaatgtattttgaaaaataactacatgatattttcattgtattaaaaaattaagcatgattggagtaaaaaaacagcacaaatatcACTCATAGGTCATGGCATTGCTAAATTTGACAGGTCAAATGAAGCTAAACTGGTAcccacattaaagagctgtttcagAGCTGACATAGCTGGCTTTTCTGAGCTGAACCAAATGACCCAGATGaccaaaaagaggcaaaattcccatcactagtcCCAACCCAGACTTTGAGAACCAAAATTTATGACATGGTGATTGTCCTCAAACCATCTACCTTTACTAACCAAACTTGATGCTACCCACTACTCTTAATGAATAACAAATAAAGACACCACAGTCATCTCAGGGAGGATTTCctataatattttatttttattcaaaggtGGTTAAATGGAGAAAAGAGTtgtaatatttcataaatattgtTATGGAGTCATTAAAGCAATATTAAATTGGCTGTGAATTGGTTATGAATTGATTTTAATGACAAGAACAGCTCATTGTTGACACATTATGCAATAGCAAAAAAACTCCCAATTatgtataaaatgaaaattaaagtcCTTTCCACAGGCAGTGGAACTTGTGTAATTTTCACCTTGgattaatttaattaattatcTACTTATCTTAAAAAGAGAATACCTAGGGATTATTGCTTTCCTTGAAGAGGAAGTGAAACATTCTCACGCTCTTGAACTTGCACTATGGTTTTGAGCTCTGACCGCCTGTCTCTATCGTGGGAGTTTCTTCttgacacctttttttttttaacctgttacACTTATGCTGAACCCTTAACGCTTTTGTTCAAGTCAACACAATTCCAGGACATGAATTTATGAACTTAACAAAATATTAGTATAAAtccagaattttaaaaataattagatacaAAAAGACATTTATGCTTACTTGACACACAAAATCAAAACTAAGGTTATTTGGTGGTTGGAATTAAAAGAgtgtatttctttaaatatgtgACAAATCATTTTCAATCTTATAAGTGAGCCAAAACTTAGAAAtatactttctttttttctctctttttgtgctGAAATCTAATGGAGTGCAAGACATGACACTGGAgagcacttttaaaaagtactgaaGAATTGtctgtaaaaatcaaactgtatgAAACACTTACTTTAGATTCTGTGAAGGAAGACATTTTTCTGAGATTTACTcaacaaaatacaaacaaatgcaCTAACTGTTAAGTGATTTCTGTGTTGTGTAGCATTGTGTTAAGCTGTTTCCTTTCTTCTGTGAACTGACATAAATTATTTTCACATAAACATAAACAGACCACAGTGACCCTGTGGAagttacatttacattttcataaaaataatcCGTTACTGGAAGAAAAATCccacatttcctctctcttccgtgacttcaaaaagagagagagagaaaaaaaaagttccttgAAGCATCAGCtgtgtttgtccttctctctacCTGTAGTCACGTTGGCACGTAGCGCCATACCAGCGGAAGGTAAACGTTCTGTGCCATTACGCGCGTATTGTTGGCTTGCTAGAGCCAGTGaaatgacagagaggacagcaggcaGCTGTGGAATTATCCTCATTATGATGggtttttggataaaagggacaagaacagcatcacGGGGaaacgtaagtttaaaagctccctttgctttcattgaattagctgtgcagctgttctAATTACGCGCTGTTATTACGCACAGCGTtggagtgattctgtctgcttctgctcagcttgttctctgattgtgagcatgttaaagagctgcaaaggttttcctgtttgttagcggtgttctcaggctgcagagatacagattatgggctgtaaataccctgtacattggcattagagtctgcacattcaaacGCACACGTGCGGTCGTTGTCAGTCGTTTTTACAATCAACGAGTGGAAGGAGtggttaaagggttttaatatttagtaacgcaaaagtactctaacgcGTTAGGTTTGGAAGTAAGTAACGCAGTAACGTGACAAATTATTTTTGTcagtaggtaacgcagtaatctaacgagttagtttcaaaagtaacgctacccaacactggCTATCACAGCATTGCATCTGTGTGGACatgtctcaatcaggcttgcacatctagacacttcaattttacttctttcttctttacaaaactgctcaagctgtgtcaggttgcacagagatCTGGTGTgagcagcccttttcaagtccagatacaaattctctgtttgactgaggtctgggctttgactcagccagtccaaaacattcaccctgttgtctttaaaccatttctgtgtagctttaattgtatgctttgggtcaaaATGAATTTTCTCTAAAGTTCCCTTGTGGATTGAAttagattgtcctccaggactGTCCTATATTTGCCGTATTCATTTTCCGTCCACCTTCACAAGCCTTCAAGGGTCGGCTGCCAGGAAGCatacccacagcatgatgctgcc
The sequence above is a segment of the Cheilinus undulatus linkage group 9, ASM1832078v1, whole genome shotgun sequence genome. Coding sequences within it:
- the LOC121515682 gene encoding uncharacterized protein LOC121515682 gives rise to the protein MGAEKNMFAALKQELEKHPVVSNLFCGFVMVGVEKMLEVEFACPCYPAWWTGVFVALFFVIPASTAFCLMLLIHGCGYKNMAYSFLSALSWVALLLLDGRYVVCATTDRPGTFVSAKETFLKWCTPNNTTPNLTDELRYRSRWFHIWSQVAGIVILSILLVMFIMQMVLERRSRKPENGGQPGQKKKPGEPNSPETLHLQEV